In the Sarcophilus harrisii chromosome 1, mSarHar1.11, whole genome shotgun sequence genome, one interval contains:
- the CRYBB1 gene encoding beta-crystallin B1, whose protein sequence is MSQPAKAPTVPTTAASPATEGKEKGAPASVPAPGPTPALAPASVPVPSSKVGDLPMGGFRLVVFDQENFQGRRVEFSGECMNLGDRGFDRVRSIIVISGPWVAFEQSNFRGEMFILEKGEYPRWDTWSCSYRSDCLMSFRPIKMDSLDHKICLFECTNFKGNKMEIHEDDVPSLWAYGFCDRVGSVRVPSGTWVGYQYPGYRGYQYLFEPGEFKHWNEWSAYQPQIQSVRRIRDMQWHQRGCFPIPTSLPK, encoded by the exons ATGTCCCAGCCCGCAAAGGCCCCAACGGTCCCAACTACCGCCGCCAGCCCAGCcacagaagggaaggaaaagggggcaCCTGCCTCGGTGCCCGCTCCCGGGCCCACCCCCGCTCTGGCTCCTGCCTCCGTTCCCGTCCCCAGCTCCAAGGTGGGAGACCTGCCCATGGGAGGCTTCAGG CTGGTGGTCTTTGACCAGGAAAACTTCCAAGGCCGCCGTGTGGAATTCTCAGGGGAATGCATGAATCTGGGAGACCGAGGCTTCGACCGCGTCCGGAGCATCATCGTCATCTCGGGACC ATGGGTGGCCTTTGAGCAGTCCAACTTCCGGGGAGAGATGTTCATCCTAGAGAAGGGCGAGTACCCTCGATGGGACACCTGGTCTTGCAGCTATCGTAGCGACTGCCTCATGTCCTTCCGGCCCATCAAGATG GATTCCCTAGATCACAAGATCTGCCTGTTTGAATGTACCAACTTCAAGGGGAACAAGATGGAGATCCACGAGGATGATGTGCCCAGTCTCTGGGCCTATGGCTTCTGTGATCGTGTGGGCAGTGTGAGGGTGCCCAGTGGCAC aTGGGTGGGCTACCAGTACCCCGGCTACCGAGGCTACCAGTATCTGTTTGAGCCAGGCGAGTTCAAGCACTGGAATGAGTGGTCTGCCTACCAGCCCCAGATCCAGTCCGTCCGTCGAATCAGGGACATGCAATGGCACCAGAGAGGCTGCTTCCCCATCCCCACCAGCCTGCCCAAGTGA